The stretch of DNA GCTGAGGATGAAGATCCCGAAGACATGGACGACGATTCGGGTGCCGACGATACCGGTGGCTCCGATGATGTCGAGGAAGAACTCGAGATCGTTCACTGGTGGACGGCCGGGAGCGAAGAGGAGGCCTTCAATGCGCTCGTCGAAGGCTTCGAAGCGGAATACGACGAATACGGCGTCGAGGACAATCCCGCTCCCGGTGGTGCAGGAGCAGCAATTGACGCCGAGATTCAAACCCGCGTGCTCGACGAAGACCCACCAGGAACGTTCCAGATTTGGCCCGGTGAGGCACTGCGTGACTATCTCGACGCAGACGCACTCGAGCCAGTCGACGACTACTGGGATGACGAGGACGCCTACGTCGACGGTGTGCTCGATGCCGCTGCACCCGATGGAGACCTCGTTATCGCACCGATCAACATTCACCGCCTGAACAACGTCTTCTACAACACCGAGGTCTTAGACGACGCGGGTGTCGACCCTGATGACCTCGAGAGCCCAGACGACTTGCTCGATGCACTCGAGGCCGTTGACGACGCAGGCTACGTTGGCCTGGCACAACAGACCCAGGAGCCGTGGGGCGCCCTGCAGTTCTGGGAGATGGTCTTTATCGGCCAGCACGGTGTCGACGCCTACGAGCAATTCCTCGAGGGCGAGGCAGCTGATCTCGAGTCCGAGATTGAACAATCGCTGGAACTCGTTGCAGACGTAAGCGAGTATCACAACGAGGACGCGGGGACAGTTGCATGGGACGAAGCGAACAACGATGTCATCACTGGCGACGCCGCATTCCACCACAACGGCGACTGGGCCGCCGGCGAGTACGAGGGAGCCGACGACTTCGAGTACGGCGATGACTGGGATCTCATGGTCTTCCCGGGAACCGAGGACGTCTTCACGATGGTTATCGACGGCTTCGTGTACCCAGCGAACAACCCATCGCCGGAAGCGACGGAGGCGTTCATCAACTACTGTACGACGACCGACGCTCAGGAGCGGTTCAACCCACACAAAGGATCGATCCCGCCACGAACTGATGCGTCGATGGATGACTTCCCAGCGTTCCTGCAGGATCAGATGGACGATTTCGAATCGTCCGACCAGCAGACGGTCTCAATTTCCCACGGCAGTGGACTGAACCCTGCCCAAGCCAGCGAAGTCGAGGAGGCGTTCGCTGTCTTTACGGATAACTGGGACGTCGACGAGACCACTCAGGAACTGATCAACGTCTTCTAACCCAGTACAGTTCCATGGGTTTTGATATTGATCGACTTCGTTCTTGCCTCAGTCGCTCCGACTCCGATAGCGGAGCAGACGGCGACATTCGGACCGACGGTGGGAGCGAAGCACCGACTGGCGGCGGGACGTTCGCACGATTAAAACACAGCGATGCAGTCCAGGCGCTTCCGTTCTGGCTCCCACCAGCGCTGTTGATGGGCCTGTTCGTCTACGGTGCGGTCGGGTGGAACCTGCTTATCTCTTTCACTGACTGGAGCGGCCTTCAGCAACCAGAGTATACGGATCTCAACCTCGAGATGTATACGCAGATGGTGAGTGATGCATCGTTTATTGCTGCCTTCAGAAATACGATTGTCTTGTTGGTTGTGTTTACGGTCATTTCGCTTGCAGCTGGACTCGTCCTCGCGATTCTTGTCGATCAAAACATTCGATTCGAGAATACGTTCCGGACGATCTATCTGCTGCCGATGGCCCTCTCGTTCGTCGTGACGGCGATTTTCTGGTCGTGGATGTACAATCCATCGACCGGGACAATCAACGTCGTGTTGAGCACAATCGGGCTTGACGCCCTCACGATGAACTGGCTCGGTGATAC from Natronolimnobius sp. AArcel1 encodes:
- a CDS encoding ABC transporter substrate-binding protein; the encoded protein is MTKESLLSRRRYIQVAGATGAVALAGCAEDEDPEDMDDDSGADDTGGSDDVEEELEIVHWWTAGSEEEAFNALVEGFEAEYDEYGVEDNPAPGGAGAAIDAEIQTRVLDEDPPGTFQIWPGEALRDYLDADALEPVDDYWDDEDAYVDGVLDAAAPDGDLVIAPINIHRLNNVFYNTEVLDDAGVDPDDLESPDDLLDALEAVDDAGYVGLAQQTQEPWGALQFWEMVFIGQHGVDAYEQFLEGEAADLESEIEQSLELVADVSEYHNEDAGTVAWDEANNDVITGDAAFHHNGDWAAGEYEGADDFEYGDDWDLMVFPGTEDVFTMVIDGFVYPANNPSPEATEAFINYCTTTDAQERFNPHKGSIPPRTDASMDDFPAFLQDQMDDFESSDQQTVSISHGSGLNPAQASEVEEAFAVFTDNWDVDETTQELINVF
- a CDS encoding carbohydrate ABC transporter permease, producing the protein MGFDIDRLRSCLSRSDSDSGADGDIRTDGGSEAPTGGGTFARLKHSDAVQALPFWLPPALLMGLFVYGAVGWNLLISFTDWSGLQQPEYTDLNLEMYTQMVSDASFIAAFRNTIVLLVVFTVISLAAGLVLAILVDQNIRFENTFRTIYLLPMALSFVVTAIFWSWMYNPSTGTINVVLSTIGLDALTMNWLGDTRTRLAAIIFALTWQFSGYAMVVYLAGLRAIPDSHYEAAKVDGASSFKMYWRVIVPQLSAATTSAAVVLMVFGLKAFDFIYVMFGDNPGRSADILAVMMFRVAFSRSQWAYGAAVATVLFLMALAVVAPYLYMQYKRGDL